A window of the Vibrio ostreae genome harbors these coding sequences:
- the rpmD gene encoding 50S ribosomal protein L30, producing MATIKVTQTKSSIGRLPKHKATLRGLGLRKINHTVELEDTPCVRGMINKVYYMVKVEE from the coding sequence ATGGCAACTATTAAAGTAACTCAAACTAAAAGCTCAATTGGTCGCCTACCGAAGCACAAAGCTACTTTGCGCGGTCTAGGTCTTCGTAAAATCAACCACACAGTAGAACTTGAAGATACTCCGTGCGTACGCGGTATGATCAACAAGGTTTACTACATGGTTAAAGTTGAGGAGTAA
- the rplR gene encoding 50S ribosomal protein L18 has product MDKKASRIRRATRARRKIAELGATRLVVHRTPRHVYAQVIAANGSEVIASASTVEKAIREQVKYSGNIDAAKAVGKAIAERALEKGVSAVAFDRSGFQYHGRVAALADSAREAGLKF; this is encoded by the coding sequence ATGGATAAGAAAGCATCTCGCATCCGTCGTGCTACACGTGCACGTCGTAAGATTGCAGAACTGGGTGCGACTCGCCTAGTTGTACACCGTACTCCTCGTCACGTGTACGCTCAGGTAATCGCAGCGAACGGCTCTGAGGTTATCGCATCAGCTTCTACTGTAGAAAAAGCGATCCGTGAGCAAGTGAAATACTCTGGTAACATCGATGCAGCTAAAGCAGTAGGTAAAGCTATTGCAGAGCGTGCGCTTGAGAAAGGCGTATCAGCTGTTGCATTTGATCGTTCCGGTTTCCAATACCACGGTCGAGTAGCGGCGCTGGCAGACTCTGCTCGCGAAGCTGGTCTGAAATTCTAA
- the rplF gene encoding 50S ribosomal protein L6, protein MSRVAKAPVAIPAGVEVKLNGQEITVKGAKGELTRVIHNGVVIAQEENNLTFGPAEGVANAWAQAGTARALVNNMVVGVTEGFTKKLVLKGVGYRAAIKGNAVGLTLGFSHPVEHELPAGVKAECPSQTEIVLTGADKQVVGQVAADIRSYRAPEPYKGKGIRYADENVRTKEAKKK, encoded by the coding sequence ATGTCTCGTGTTGCTAAAGCACCTGTCGCTATTCCAGCTGGCGTAGAGGTGAAACTAAACGGCCAAGAGATCACTGTTAAAGGCGCTAAAGGTGAACTAACTCGCGTTATTCACAACGGCGTAGTGATCGCACAGGAAGAAAACAACCTAACTTTCGGCCCAGCTGAAGGTGTTGCTAACGCATGGGCTCAAGCAGGTACTGCTCGCGCTCTGGTTAACAACATGGTTGTTGGTGTTACTGAAGGCTTTACTAAGAAGCTAGTTCTTAAGGGTGTAGGTTACCGTGCTGCTATCAAAGGCAACGCTGTAGGTCTGACCCTGGGCTTCTCTCACCCTGTTGAGCACGAGCTGCCAGCGGGTGTTAAAGCTGAATGTCCAAGCCAAACTGAAATTGTACTGACTGGTGCTGATAAGCAAGTAGTTGGTCAAGTTGCGGCTGACATTCGTTCTTACCGCGCGCCTGAGCCTTACAAAGGTAAAGGTATTCGTTACGCAGATGAAAATGTGCGTACTAAAGAAGCTAAGAAGAAGTAA
- the rplO gene encoding 50S ribosomal protein L15 gives MFLNTLSPAAGSKPSKKRVGRGIGSGLGKTGGRGHKGQKSRSGGKVRPGFEGGQMPLKQRLPKFGFTSRKSLVSAEIRLSELAKVTGDVVDLNSLKAANLVTKNIEFAKIVLSGEINKAVTVKGLRVTKGAKAAIEAAGGKIEE, from the coding sequence ATGTTTTTGAATACTCTATCACCGGCTGCTGGTTCTAAACCTTCTAAGAAGCGTGTAGGCCGTGGTATCGGTTCTGGCCTTGGTAAAACTGGTGGCCGTGGCCACAAAGGTCAAAAGTCACGTTCTGGCGGTAAAGTTCGTCCAGGTTTCGAAGGCGGTCAGATGCCTCTGAAACAACGTCTACCAAAATTCGGTTTCACTTCTCGTAAGAGCCTAGTGTCTGCTGAAATTCGTCTGTCTGAACTGGCGAAAGTAACTGGTGACGTAGTTGATCTAAACAGCCTGAAAGCGGCAAACCTGGTGACTAAAAACATCGAGTTTGCAAAAATCGTTCTTTCTGGCGAGATCAACAAAGCAGTGACTGTAAAAGGTCTGCGCGTAACTAAAGGCGCTAAAGCTGCAATCGAAGCTGCAGGCGGTAAAATCGAGGAATAA
- the rpsE gene encoding 30S ribosomal protein S5: MAKEQQVQANDLQEKLIAVNRVSKTVKGGRIMSFTALTVVGDGNGRVGFGYGKAREVPAAIQKAMEKARRNMVTIALNEGTLHHPVKGRHSGSKVYMQPAAEGTGVIAGGAMRAVLEVAGVHNVLSKAYGSTNPINIVRATIDALVDVKSPEMVAAKRGLTVESISE, encoded by the coding sequence ATGGCTAAAGAACAACAAGTTCAAGCGAATGATTTGCAAGAAAAGCTAATCGCCGTTAACCGCGTTTCTAAAACGGTTAAAGGTGGTCGAATCATGAGCTTCACTGCACTGACTGTAGTTGGTGACGGTAACGGTCGTGTAGGTTTCGGTTACGGTAAAGCCCGTGAAGTACCTGCAGCGATTCAAAAAGCAATGGAAAAAGCACGTCGTAACATGGTTACTATCGCGCTTAACGAAGGTACTCTTCACCACCCGGTGAAAGGTCGCCACTCGGGCTCTAAAGTTTACATGCAGCCAGCTGCAGAAGGTACTGGTGTAATCGCAGGTGGTGCGATGCGTGCAGTACTTGAAGTTGCGGGTGTACATAACGTTCTGTCTAAAGCATACGGTTCTACGAACCCTATCAACATCGTTCGTGCAACGATCGACGCTCTAGTAGATGTTAAGTCACCAGAAATGGTTGCGGCTAAACGTGGTCTAACTGTTGAATCTATTTCGGAGTAA
- the secY gene encoding preprotein translocase subunit SecY: MAKKPGQDFRSAQSGLSELKSRLLFVVGALLVFRAGSFVPIPGIDAAVLADLFEQQKGTIIEMFNMFSGGALSRASIFALGIMPYISASIVVQLLTVVHPALAELKKEGEAGRRKISQYTRYGTLVLACFQAIGIATGLPNMVDNLVVINQTMFTLIATVSLVTGTMFLMWLGEQITERGIGNGISLLIFAGIVAGLPQAIGQTIEQARQGELHVLLLLLIAVVAFAVIYFVVFMERGQRRIVVNYAKRQQGRKVFAAQSTHLPLKINMAGVIPAIFASSIILFPGTLAQWFGQNGESSTFGWLTDVSLALSPGQPLYVMLYAAAIIFFCFFYTALVFNPRETADNLKKSGAFVPGIRPGEQTAKYIDKVMTRLTLAGALYITFICLIPEFMMVAWNVRFYFGGTSLLIVVVVIMDFMAQVQTHMMSNQYDSVLKKANLKGYGR; this comes from the coding sequence ATGGCTAAGAAACCAGGACAAGATTTTCGTAGTGCTCAGAGCGGCTTAAGTGAGCTGAAGTCGCGCTTATTATTCGTAGTGGGTGCGCTTCTAGTATTCCGAGCAGGCTCTTTTGTGCCAATCCCTGGTATTGACGCTGCTGTACTTGCCGATTTGTTCGAACAGCAAAAAGGCACCATCATTGAGATGTTTAACATGTTCTCTGGTGGTGCACTTTCGCGTGCATCTATATTCGCACTGGGCATCATGCCGTATATTTCGGCATCTATTGTTGTCCAGTTGCTGACTGTAGTTCATCCAGCGTTAGCCGAACTCAAGAAAGAGGGTGAGGCAGGCCGTCGTAAGATTAGCCAATATACGCGTTACGGCACGCTTGTACTTGCATGTTTCCAGGCTATTGGTATTGCAACCGGCTTACCAAACATGGTCGACAATCTGGTTGTTATCAACCAAACCATGTTTACGCTAATTGCTACCGTGAGTTTAGTAACCGGCACCATGTTCCTGATGTGGTTAGGTGAACAAATTACAGAGCGTGGAATTGGTAATGGTATTTCATTACTAATCTTTGCAGGTATCGTTGCTGGATTGCCACAAGCAATCGGTCAGACAATCGAGCAAGCGCGTCAAGGTGAACTGCATGTACTTCTTCTACTGTTAATTGCAGTGGTAGCTTTTGCTGTTATTTACTTCGTTGTGTTCATGGAACGTGGTCAGCGTCGAATCGTCGTTAACTACGCGAAGCGTCAACAGGGTCGTAAAGTTTTTGCAGCGCAAAGCACTCACTTGCCATTGAAAATTAATATGGCGGGTGTTATCCCTGCGATTTTCGCATCGAGCATTATCCTGTTCCCAGGAACACTGGCTCAGTGGTTTGGTCAGAACGGCGAGAGCAGCACATTTGGTTGGCTAACTGATGTGTCTTTGGCTCTGAGCCCGGGTCAACCGCTGTATGTAATGCTTTATGCAGCAGCGATTATTTTCTTCTGTTTCTTCTATACTGCGTTGGTGTTTAACCCTCGCGAAACAGCAGATAACTTGAAGAAGTCTGGTGCATTCGTACCCGGTATCCGCCCAGGCGAACAGACAGCTAAGTACATTGATAAAGTAATGACTCGCTTAACCTTAGCCGGTGCGCTATACATTACTTTCATCTGTCTGATCCCTGAGTTCATGATGGTCGCTTGGAACGTACGTTTCTACTTCGGCGGCACATCACTACTGATTGTAGTTGTCGTAATCATGGACTTTATGGCACAGGTACAGACTCATATGATGTCAAATCAATATGATTCTGTGTTGAAAAAGGCAAATCTGAAAGGTTATGGCCGTTAA